Proteins encoded in a region of the Frondihabitans sp. 762G35 genome:
- a CDS encoding LLM class flavin-dependent oxidoreductase encodes MRFGFWTPIFGGWLRNVDDEKMPVTFDYVKELVQTAERVGFDLTLIPELNLNDIKGVASPSLEAWALTAALAAVTDKLELMAAVRPGYHLPAVTAKQAVTIDEISGGRFTLNVVSAWWEEESRQYGGIFSEHDDRYARTTEFVSILKGLWRETPYDFHGDYYDITRSHLEPKPRVAPTIYAGGESPAGKAAIVDFADAYLTHGGTVDELRTKVDDMKARREAAGGTPFSHFGMAAYVIVRDTEEEAEQELARITDVSQGAAYESYQDFIRQSHLEHKPDLRDYSVSNRGLRPGFIGTPRQVADRIREFEEAGVDTLLLQFSPQIEEMERFARDVIPLVRRGA; translated from the coding sequence TACGTCAAGGAGCTCGTGCAGACGGCCGAGCGCGTCGGCTTCGACCTCACCCTCATCCCCGAGCTCAACCTCAACGACATCAAGGGCGTCGCCTCCCCGTCGCTCGAGGCCTGGGCGCTCACGGCCGCTCTCGCCGCGGTGACCGACAAGCTCGAGCTGATGGCGGCCGTGCGGCCCGGCTACCACCTGCCCGCCGTCACGGCCAAGCAGGCGGTGACGATCGACGAGATCTCCGGCGGGCGCTTCACCCTCAACGTCGTCTCGGCGTGGTGGGAGGAGGAGTCGCGGCAGTACGGCGGCATCTTCTCGGAGCACGACGACCGCTACGCGCGCACGACCGAGTTCGTGTCGATCCTCAAGGGTCTCTGGCGCGAGACGCCGTACGACTTCCACGGCGACTACTACGACATCACCCGCTCGCACCTCGAGCCGAAGCCCCGCGTCGCCCCGACGATCTACGCGGGCGGCGAGAGCCCGGCAGGCAAGGCGGCCATCGTCGACTTCGCCGACGCCTACCTCACGCACGGCGGCACCGTCGACGAGCTCCGCACCAAGGTCGACGACATGAAGGCCCGTCGCGAGGCGGCCGGCGGCACGCCCTTCAGCCACTTCGGCATGGCGGCGTACGTCATCGTGCGCGACACGGAGGAGGAGGCGGAGCAGGAGCTCGCCCGCATCACCGACGTGAGCCAGGGGGCGGCCTACGAGTCGTACCAGGACTTCATCCGGCAGTCGCACCTCGAGCACAAGCCCGACCTCCGCGACTACTCGGTGTCCAACCGCGGCCTGCGCCCCGGCTTCATCGGGACGCCCCGGCAGGTGGCCGATCGGATCCGCGAGTTCGAGGAGGCCGGGGTCGACACGCTGCTCCTGCAGTTCTCGCCGCAGATCGAGGAGATGGAGCGCTTCGCCCGCGACGTGATCCCGCTGGTGCGCCGGGGAGCCTGA
- a CDS encoding 4-(cytidine 5'-diphospho)-2-C-methyl-D-erythritol kinase, which yields MTSVVSPTVVHTRAPGKINVFLAVGDLQDDGYHELATAYQAVSLYEDVRARHADDFSVTFTSSVAKIDLSGVPVDDTNLAIRAAKLLAESTGYTGGVALSIDKNVPVAGGMGGGSADAAATLLACDTLWNTGLSRDDLLRLGARLGADVPFALMGGTAVGTGRGDELSPALAQGQFQWVLALADFGLSTPAVYRELDEHRLRHVADISPVRQPRVDSLVLQALRAGDPAQLADVMHNDLQAPALHLEPGLGDVLELGERNGALAGVVSGSGPTVAFLAPDLDGALELQIALSAARLSVVRATGPVHGARILVD from the coding sequence ATGACGTCCGTGGTGTCTCCGACCGTGGTCCACACGCGTGCGCCGGGCAAGATCAACGTCTTCCTGGCGGTGGGCGATCTTCAGGACGACGGCTATCACGAGCTCGCGACCGCATACCAGGCCGTGTCGCTCTACGAAGACGTGCGGGCCCGGCACGCCGACGACTTCAGCGTGACCTTCACCTCGTCGGTGGCCAAGATCGACCTCTCGGGCGTCCCCGTCGACGACACCAACCTCGCCATCCGGGCCGCGAAGCTCCTGGCCGAGTCGACCGGCTACACCGGCGGCGTGGCCCTCTCGATCGACAAGAACGTCCCGGTCGCAGGAGGCATGGGCGGCGGTTCCGCGGACGCCGCCGCCACCCTGCTCGCCTGCGACACCCTCTGGAACACCGGCCTCAGCCGCGACGACCTGCTGCGCCTCGGAGCGCGCCTCGGCGCCGACGTCCCCTTCGCGCTCATGGGCGGCACCGCCGTCGGGACGGGCCGCGGCGACGAGCTCAGCCCGGCCCTGGCGCAGGGGCAGTTCCAGTGGGTGCTCGCGCTCGCCGACTTCGGGCTGTCGACGCCCGCCGTCTACCGCGAGCTCGACGAACACCGCCTCCGCCACGTCGCCGACATCTCGCCGGTGCGGCAGCCCCGGGTCGACTCGCTGGTGCTGCAGGCGCTGCGGGCGGGCGATCCGGCACAGCTGGCCGACGTCATGCACAACGACCTCCAGGCTCCGGCCCTGCATCTCGAGCCGGGCCTCGGCGACGTGCTCGAGCTCGGCGAGCGGAACGGGGCCCTCGCGGGTGTCGTCTCCGGCTCGGGGCCGACGGTGGCCTTCCTGGCGCCCGATCTCGACGGGGCCCTCGAGCTCCAGATCGCGCTCAGCGCCGCGCGGCTGTCCGTCGTGCGGGCGACCGGCCCGGTCCACGGGGCGCGGATCCTGGTCGACTGA
- a CDS encoding DUF1990 family protein, protein MISTEPGATRWAPTDDSHRRSEVTGSVGRGHDDWERAAAGVLRWAVKTRSGFSVDDDSPVVAGRRTLVTARVAGITVVEPVEVVEVVERSDRVGFSYRTLPGHPVSGEEAFIVHRDGDEVLLTIRSLTRPAPQQPWRALHPVLRVAQRVARRRYLRALVSSRR, encoded by the coding sequence GTGATCTCTACCGAGCCCGGAGCCACCCGCTGGGCCCCCACCGACGACAGCCATCGCCGCTCCGAGGTGACGGGGTCGGTCGGTCGCGGCCACGACGACTGGGAGCGGGCCGCGGCAGGCGTGCTCCGGTGGGCCGTGAAGACCCGCAGCGGGTTCTCGGTCGACGACGACTCGCCCGTCGTCGCGGGGCGGCGGACGCTCGTGACCGCCCGCGTCGCCGGAATCACGGTGGTGGAGCCCGTGGAGGTCGTCGAGGTCGTCGAGCGGAGCGACCGGGTCGGGTTCTCGTACCGGACCCTGCCGGGCCACCCGGTCAGCGGCGAGGAGGCGTTCATCGTCCACCGCGACGGCGACGAGGTGCTCCTCACGATCCGGTCGCTCACCCGCCCCGCCCCGCAGCAGCCCTGGCGGGCTCTCCACCCGGTGCTCCGGGTCGCTCAGCGTGTGGCGCGCCGGCGGTACCTCCGCGCGCTCGTCAGTTCGCGTCGCTGA
- a CDS encoding MarR family winged helix-turn-helix transcriptional regulator, whose product MSQDDRGIDLETSLGYLLKETSSALRTAMEAVLRPLGMTVTHYSCLELLAQRPGLSNSELARGAFVTRQSMNVLLLSLERDGSVVRPAEAPVGKALPTRLTPLGRRRLAAATAAVRSVEVRMLAGLSADDRAAALRILRSMARSLSDAN is encoded by the coding sequence ATGAGTCAAGACGACCGCGGAATCGACCTGGAGACCTCGCTCGGCTACCTGCTGAAGGAGACGTCGAGCGCACTTCGCACGGCGATGGAGGCGGTCCTGCGTCCGCTCGGGATGACTGTCACCCACTACTCGTGCCTCGAACTCCTCGCGCAGCGACCCGGTCTGTCGAACTCCGAGCTCGCCCGCGGCGCCTTTGTCACGCGCCAGTCGATGAACGTGCTCCTGCTCTCGCTGGAGCGCGACGGCTCCGTCGTGCGGCCGGCCGAGGCTCCCGTCGGGAAGGCCCTCCCGACGCGTCTGACACCGCTCGGCCGCCGCCGACTCGCGGCGGCCACCGCGGCCGTGAGGTCGGTGGAGGTCAGGATGCTCGCGGGCCTGTCCGCGGACGACCGGGCCGCCGCCCTGCGCATCCTGCGGAGCATGGCCCGCTCCCTCAGCGACGCGAACTGA
- a CDS encoding VOC family protein, producing MPVTGPDFLSLQVRDLAASQAFYERHLGLVRSQAGPPHAVVFETTPIAFALRDVVPGTDLSSAPWPGVGAAIWLHATDVQAIHDTLEADGYEIVAAPIDGPFGRTFTFADPDGYRITLHDRA from the coding sequence ATGCCCGTCACCGGACCCGACTTCCTCTCCCTCCAGGTGCGCGACCTCGCCGCTTCCCAGGCGTTCTACGAGCGCCACCTCGGCCTCGTCCGCTCGCAGGCCGGCCCGCCGCACGCCGTCGTCTTCGAGACCACGCCGATCGCCTTCGCCCTGCGCGACGTCGTCCCGGGCACCGATCTCAGCTCGGCCCCCTGGCCCGGCGTCGGCGCGGCCATCTGGCTGCACGCGACCGACGTCCAGGCGATCCACGACACCCTCGAGGCCGACGGGTACGAGATCGTCGCGGCCCCGATCGACGGCCCCTTCGGCCGCACCTTCACCTTCGCAGACCCCGACGGCTACCGGATCACGCTGCACGATCGGGCCTGA
- a CDS encoding DUF3515 family protein, with protein sequence MSRRVTAGAAAIVVATALGVSGCASTVHLDPAPDAGTVACAAVTVRLPGELEGLASRDTDAQATAAWGAPLTVFVRCGVRVPQVSALPCSTFGGVDWLIDTSDERYLRAVSYGRAPAVEVVIDSSVPAPGADLDALAGAVRQVPATKHCL encoded by the coding sequence GTGAGTCGCCGGGTGACGGCAGGAGCCGCGGCGATCGTGGTCGCGACCGCGCTGGGGGTCTCGGGGTGCGCCTCGACGGTCCACCTCGATCCTGCCCCCGACGCCGGGACGGTCGCGTGCGCGGCCGTGACGGTCCGCCTGCCGGGCGAGCTGGAGGGGCTGGCGTCCCGTGACACGGACGCGCAGGCGACCGCCGCGTGGGGCGCTCCCCTCACCGTGTTCGTCCGCTGCGGAGTCCGCGTGCCGCAGGTGTCGGCGCTCCCGTGCTCCACGTTCGGGGGCGTGGACTGGCTCATCGACACCAGCGACGAGCGCTACCTTCGTGCGGTCTCTTACGGTCGTGCTCCTGCCGTCGAGGTCGTCATCGACTCGAGCGTTCCCGCGCCCGGTGCGGACCTCGACGCGCTGGCCGGCGCGGTGCGCCAGGTGCCCGCGACGAAGCACTGCCTCTGA
- a CDS encoding AAA family ATPase translates to MIVWLNGTHGSGKTTASTLVQERIPQSLILDAEKVGEVLMDVRPGLPRTDNFQHWAPWRPLVVETARRILDFTGGTLVMPMTVLVEEYWREIRSGLADHGVPIRHFVLHAERDELSRRIENDADLGPSDFRRTHLDPYAEAARTWLHREAEVIDTTHLTPEQVADQVVARLP, encoded by the coding sequence ATGATCGTCTGGCTGAACGGCACGCATGGATCCGGGAAGACGACGGCGAGCACGCTCGTTCAGGAGCGCATCCCGCAGTCGCTCATCCTCGACGCCGAGAAGGTCGGCGAGGTCCTGATGGACGTCCGCCCCGGCCTCCCGCGGACCGACAACTTCCAGCACTGGGCGCCGTGGCGACCGCTGGTCGTCGAGACCGCCCGCCGGATCCTCGACTTCACCGGCGGCACCCTGGTCATGCCGATGACGGTCCTCGTCGAGGAGTACTGGCGGGAGATCCGTTCCGGATTGGCCGACCACGGCGTTCCGATCCGGCACTTCGTCCTCCACGCCGAGCGGGACGAGTTGAGCCGACGGATCGAGAACGACGCCGATCTCGGGCCGTCCGACTTCCGGCGAACCCACCTCGACCCGTACGCCGAGGCGGCTCGGACGTGGCTCCACCGCGAGGCCGAGGTGATCGACACGACGCACCTCACGCCGGAGCAGGTCGCCGACCAGGTCGTGGCGCGGCTGCCCTGA
- a CDS encoding SMI1/KNR4 family protein, producing MAPGPHTRKLLALAAPTSLAMPTRIGHASQLVDELTEMLLVSNGFHAFEGALVVRAADGSESGLDAWNDAASWRSDYGDLADGLVFFAEDVFGGQFAIDDRSVVTFDPETGARSTLATSIEGWAEAVLEDFPLLTGHPLAREWQEQNGALPPGRRLAPVIPFVLGGAFSVDNLRAVADVQGMRERATLTTRIRDLPDGAQLPWPLGAA from the coding sequence ATGGCGCCAGGTCCCCACACTCGCAAGCTCCTTGCCCTCGCGGCTCCGACGTCGCTCGCGATGCCGACCCGTATCGGTCATGCGAGCCAGCTCGTCGACGAGCTCACCGAGATGCTCCTCGTTTCGAACGGCTTCCACGCCTTCGAGGGCGCTCTCGTCGTGCGGGCGGCCGACGGCAGCGAGTCCGGTCTGGACGCGTGGAACGACGCCGCGTCGTGGCGGAGCGACTACGGCGATCTGGCCGATGGCCTCGTCTTCTTCGCAGAGGACGTCTTCGGCGGCCAGTTCGCGATCGATGACCGGAGCGTCGTGACGTTCGATCCGGAGACGGGCGCCAGATCGACGCTCGCGACGAGCATCGAAGGCTGGGCCGAAGCCGTTCTCGAGGATTTCCCGCTCCTCACCGGCCACCCGCTCGCGCGCGAGTGGCAGGAGCAGAACGGTGCGCTGCCGCCCGGTCGTCGCCTGGCACCCGTCATCCCCTTCGTCCTCGGCGGCGCCTTCAGCGTCGACAACCTGCGCGCGGTCGCCGATGTCCAAGGCATGAGGGAGCGCGCGACCCTCACCACGCGCATCCGGGATCTGCCCGACGGCGCACAGCTCCCGTGGCCGCTGGGCGCCGCGTGA
- a CDS encoding cell wall-binding repeat-containing protein, with product MASVDGSQLYVTAASQDVLVVDASTGRVARTIHLPRVVDEVTPLSDGRFLAWENRFQEANLNLTSADPEEEFDVDAATGAVVATTDIPYSMGLVEYAAAANGRVAVTIGHSASPAAPGSPTPAFEAYVTDPSTGTVTHDVNGEGVFRPLVLSPDGEHAYVVEWARNVSQPGYVLDIETRTGTVNTIPVGPGPWDVTFSGDSSRAFVSRQVSSTGQGGAVDVIDTASASVEKTIEEPAGSVSHVLTTADGSIVVAKADPDTLAIDTRSLAVSHVNLGLISPLMTLPGTTEIASASILGYDVEDARTGLLTRYFHAGFNPGRNGETIVGRRFFWLGNGATPTTSSLNVVDFAQTSATTISAKDRYETSVATSKASFPKGAPVVYVSPGTSFPDATDAAAAAAAAQVPLLLTPGSGISSVILAEIKRLHAGRIVAVAGSASYQAAVARTARSIGVSLVHVAGTDRYATSRATLQAGTLGQGRTVYVATGQSYEPAVVTASVAGAERSPFLLVNGAAPVIDPATKAAVSALHPQNIVLVGSTREISSGVQTSLAKLAPTSRIAGSSDTETARLLDDTAYPQATSAVLATTANFADALAAVNVAVRSGQPLEIVPSRCIPQSFTNEFVLRQATGVTLVGGDSDHYLSGGALVPCK from the coding sequence GTGGCATCCGTGGACGGCTCGCAGCTCTATGTCACCGCGGCGTCGCAGGACGTCCTCGTGGTGGATGCGTCGACGGGGAGGGTCGCTCGGACCATTCATCTTCCGAGGGTCGTCGACGAGGTGACGCCTCTCTCCGACGGCCGCTTCCTCGCCTGGGAGAACCGCTTCCAGGAAGCGAATCTGAATCTGACCTCCGCCGACCCGGAAGAGGAGTTCGACGTCGACGCCGCGACGGGCGCCGTCGTGGCGACGACCGACATCCCCTACTCCATGGGCCTTGTCGAGTACGCCGCCGCCGCCAACGGACGGGTCGCTGTGACCATCGGACATTCGGCGTCGCCAGCTGCCCCCGGCAGCCCCACCCCCGCCTTCGAGGCCTATGTGACCGACCCCTCGACCGGGACGGTCACGCACGATGTCAACGGCGAGGGCGTTTTCCGTCCTCTCGTGCTCTCGCCCGACGGCGAACACGCGTACGTCGTGGAATGGGCAAGGAACGTCAGTCAGCCCGGGTACGTCCTCGACATCGAGACGAGAACGGGAACCGTGAACACGATTCCCGTGGGTCCGGGGCCCTGGGACGTCACGTTCTCGGGCGACAGCAGCCGCGCTTTCGTCAGCAGGCAGGTGTCGTCGACGGGCCAGGGTGGAGCCGTCGATGTCATCGACACGGCTTCGGCCAGCGTCGAGAAGACGATCGAGGAGCCGGCCGGTTCGGTCTCACACGTTCTGACGACAGCGGACGGATCCATCGTTGTCGCCAAAGCCGACCCGGACACTCTCGCCATCGACACTCGTTCCCTCGCCGTGTCTCACGTGAACCTCGGGCTGATCTCACCCCTGATGACGCTTCCGGGCACGACCGAGATCGCCTCGGCGTCGATCCTGGGTTACGACGTCGAGGACGCCCGGACGGGGCTCCTCACCAGGTACTTCCACGCGGGCTTCAATCCGGGCAGGAACGGGGAAACGATCGTCGGACGCCGATTCTTCTGGCTCGGCAATGGGGCCACACCGACCACCTCGAGTCTCAATGTCGTCGACTTCGCGCAGACATCGGCCACGACCATCTCCGCGAAGGATCGTTACGAGACGTCGGTCGCGACGTCGAAGGCGTCGTTCCCGAAGGGTGCTCCGGTCGTCTACGTCTCACCGGGCACCAGCTTCCCGGACGCCACCGATGCGGCCGCCGCAGCTGCTGCGGCTCAGGTCCCGCTCCTGCTGACACCCGGCTCGGGCATCTCGTCCGTGATCCTCGCCGAGATCAAGCGCCTTCACGCCGGCAGAATCGTCGCGGTCGCCGGATCCGCCTCCTACCAGGCGGCCGTCGCGAGAACGGCCCGCTCGATCGGGGTGAGCCTCGTTCACGTCGCGGGGACGGACCGCTACGCCACCTCGCGCGCGACGCTGCAGGCAGGAACCCTCGGGCAGGGACGCACTGTCTACGTGGCGACGGGTCAATCCTACGAGCCCGCGGTCGTGACGGCGTCGGTGGCCGGAGCCGAACGCTCCCCGTTCCTGCTCGTCAACGGTGCGGCACCCGTCATCGACCCAGCCACGAAGGCTGCCGTATCGGCACTCCACCCGCAGAACATCGTGCTGGTGGGGAGCACCAGGGAGATCTCGAGCGGTGTTCAGACGTCTCTGGCGAAACTCGCGCCGACGTCTCGGATCGCCGGCTCCAGCGACACGGAGACCGCCCGCCTCCTCGACGACACCGCCTACCCTCAGGCCACGTCGGCGGTTCTCGCGACAACGGCGAACTTCGCCGACGCTCTGGCCGCCGTCAACGTCGCGGTCCGCTCCGGCCAACCACTGGAGATCGTGCCGAGCAGGTGCATCCCGCAGTCGTTCACGAACGAGTTCGTGCTGCGACAGGCCACTGGCGTCACCCTCGTCGGTGGCGATTCCGACCACTACCTGTCGGGGGGCGCTCTCGTGCCCTGCAAGTAG
- a CDS encoding DNA glycosylase AlkZ-like family protein — MPTSDRHELTKDEARRIIVRAQLLDAERPGDVVEVAEQLGAVKIDPTSVIAPCEHTVLWSRIGYAYEPGQLKDVTERDRLLFEFDGAFRPIGLLPLMLPAMRRWPHRASTAEWLEANGAFRQDVLDRLRGEGPLLAKDIPDTARVSRPPDGWSGANQVPTMLDFLSRQGLVAVAGREGRNRRWDLAERVYPADLPDLEFDEAESLLNERRLGATGLARQKSPWTPVGQAGVPAVIEGSTATWRVDPEALAALAEEDDGGRVAFLNPYDGLLFDRPRLREIFDFEYVLEQFKPKAQRRYGFFAHPILFGDRFVGMLDARLDAAARLLRVDAVHEFFPFDDDEREIVGAEIAELARWLGVEVAEA; from the coding sequence ATGCCGACGTCTGACCGACACGAGCTCACGAAGGACGAGGCGCGCCGGATCATCGTGCGCGCGCAGCTGCTCGACGCCGAGCGGCCCGGCGACGTCGTCGAGGTCGCCGAGCAGCTCGGCGCCGTCAAGATCGATCCGACCTCGGTCATCGCGCCCTGCGAACACACGGTGCTCTGGTCGCGGATCGGCTACGCCTACGAGCCGGGCCAGCTCAAGGACGTCACCGAGCGCGACCGGCTCCTCTTCGAGTTCGACGGCGCCTTCCGTCCCATCGGGCTGCTCCCCCTGATGCTCCCCGCGATGAGGCGCTGGCCGCATCGCGCGTCGACCGCCGAGTGGCTCGAGGCCAACGGCGCGTTCCGCCAGGACGTTCTCGACCGGCTCCGGGGCGAGGGACCGCTCCTCGCGAAGGACATCCCGGACACGGCCCGGGTCAGCCGACCCCCGGACGGCTGGTCGGGGGCGAACCAGGTGCCCACCATGCTCGACTTCCTGAGTCGGCAGGGACTCGTTGCGGTCGCCGGCCGGGAGGGTCGCAACCGGCGGTGGGATCTCGCCGAGCGCGTCTATCCGGCGGACCTCCCCGACCTCGAGTTCGACGAGGCGGAGTCGCTCCTGAACGAGCGACGGCTCGGGGCCACGGGACTCGCGCGCCAGAAGTCGCCCTGGACTCCTGTCGGGCAGGCCGGCGTTCCCGCGGTCATCGAGGGATCGACGGCCACGTGGCGCGTCGATCCCGAGGCCCTGGCGGCGCTCGCGGAGGAGGACGACGGCGGTCGCGTGGCGTTCCTCAACCCGTACGACGGCCTCCTCTTCGACCGCCCCCGGCTCCGCGAGATCTTCGACTTCGAGTACGTGCTCGAGCAGTTCAAGCCGAAGGCGCAGCGACGGTACGGGTTCTTCGCCCACCCGATCCTGTTCGGCGACCGCTTCGTCGGCATGCTCGACGCCCGGCTGGATGCGGCGGCGCGCCTCCTCCGGGTGGACGCCGTCCACGAGTTCTTCCCGTTCGACGACGACGAGCGGGAGATCGTCGGAGCGGAGATCGCCGAGCTGGCCCGGTGGCTGGGCGTGGAGGTGGCGGAGGCCTGA
- a CDS encoding extracellular solute-binding protein, producing MTTVAIVGALSGCSAGGSSAGGSTATLWALTGDQTGVVEPAVTAWNKANPKEQINAQYFANDAYKTKIRTSVGAGSAPTIIYSWAGGTLDSYVKAGKVADLTSETASIKSKYNSSVFDLGVVDGKTYAVPMDPSYPVLLYFNKSVLAKAGVSAPTTWDELLAAIPKLKSAGVLPFALAGGSKWPELMWEEYLVDRVAGPDAIKAIAAGKKNAWSDPGIIKANTMLQQLVSAGAFGSDYNSVVADSNADAALLYTGKAAMLLQGAWAYSTFQTSAADFTKSSLGYSNFPSVSGGKGDPANIVGNVSGYFSVSANASAAQKKTAIAYLTQGTFNDAYTKRLLDGGQVPPIKGVSSQISGGSDSFVGKTASLIDSAPNFQMSWDQALPSAEATALLTNLDQLFTKSITPTQFSDAMNKTIGQ from the coding sequence TTGACCACGGTCGCCATCGTCGGTGCTCTTTCCGGATGTTCCGCTGGAGGGTCTTCTGCCGGCGGCAGCACCGCGACCCTGTGGGCGCTGACCGGCGATCAGACGGGTGTCGTCGAGCCTGCCGTGACGGCCTGGAACAAGGCCAACCCGAAAGAGCAGATCAACGCGCAGTACTTCGCGAACGACGCGTACAAGACCAAGATCCGCACCTCCGTCGGCGCCGGTTCGGCGCCGACGATCATCTACAGCTGGGCCGGTGGAACTCTCGACAGCTACGTCAAGGCGGGAAAGGTCGCTGATCTCACCTCGGAGACGGCGTCGATCAAGAGCAAGTACAACTCGTCCGTCTTCGACCTCGGTGTGGTCGACGGCAAGACGTACGCGGTTCCGATGGATCCGTCCTACCCGGTCCTTCTCTACTTCAACAAGAGCGTCCTGGCGAAGGCGGGGGTCAGCGCCCCGACGACGTGGGACGAACTGCTCGCGGCCATCCCGAAGCTCAAGTCCGCCGGCGTCCTTCCGTTCGCCCTCGCGGGCGGCAGCAAGTGGCCGGAACTGATGTGGGAGGAATACCTCGTCGACCGTGTGGCCGGTCCGGACGCGATCAAGGCCATCGCTGCGGGCAAGAAGAACGCGTGGAGCGACCCCGGAATCATCAAGGCGAACACGATGCTGCAGCAGCTCGTGTCGGCAGGTGCCTTCGGCAGCGACTACAACTCGGTCGTCGCGGACAGCAACGCCGACGCAGCGCTCCTGTACACGGGCAAGGCGGCGATGCTCCTTCAGGGAGCGTGGGCGTACTCGACCTTCCAGACCTCTGCTGCGGACTTCACGAAATCATCGCTCGGCTACTCGAACTTCCCGTCCGTCAGCGGCGGGAAGGGCGATCCGGCGAACATCGTCGGGAACGTCTCGGGCTACTTCTCGGTGTCCGCGAACGCATCGGCCGCGCAGAAGAAGACCGCCATCGCGTACCTCACCCAGGGCACCTTCAACGATGCCTACACGAAGCGGCTTCTCGACGGTGGTCAGGTTCCGCCTATCAAGGGTGTCTCGAGCCAGATCAGTGGAGGCAGCGACTCGTTCGTCGGCAAGACCGCGTCACTCATCGATTCGGCGCCCAACTTCCAGATGTCGTGGGACCAGGCTCTTCCTTCCGCCGAGGCGACAGCCCTGCTCACGAACCTCGACCAGCTGTTCACCAAGTCGATCACCCCGACCCAGTTCTCTGACGCGATGAACAAGACGATCGGCCAGTAG
- a CDS encoding carbohydrate ABC transporter permease, protein MSSSTIKSGGVRKRPTGVGAPSGWYMAPALGIFALFALVPLVVALWLSFTTWDAISSPVFVGGANWATVLADRGTWHALGLTLEVVALSWLVQTPISLLLGVFVAGTQKYRALLAAIYFLPLILSSAAIGLAFKAILDPNFGLGASVGVSWLKQNWLGSPSLILPVVVFIIAWQFVPLHTLLYQGGVRQIPASLYEAAQIDGASRVQQFFSITLPQLRYTLITSSTLMITGSLTYFDVVFVLTGGVPSSAINILPIDMYVTGFSAAQFGTASVLAIILAVIGLAISLVLTKFSGFNRMSSQQEGA, encoded by the coding sequence ATGTCCTCCAGCACCATCAAGTCCGGTGGGGTGCGTAAGCGCCCCACCGGGGTGGGCGCCCCCTCCGGCTGGTACATGGCGCCGGCGCTCGGGATCTTCGCCCTTTTCGCTCTCGTCCCTCTCGTCGTCGCGCTCTGGTTGAGCTTCACCACCTGGGATGCCATCTCGTCCCCGGTGTTCGTCGGTGGTGCGAACTGGGCCACCGTCCTCGCTGACCGCGGAACGTGGCACGCCCTCGGTCTCACCCTCGAGGTCGTCGCTCTCTCGTGGCTCGTGCAGACACCGATCAGCCTTCTCCTGGGCGTCTTCGTGGCGGGAACCCAGAAGTACCGGGCGTTGCTCGCGGCGATCTACTTCCTCCCGCTGATCCTGTCCTCCGCGGCCATCGGACTGGCGTTCAAAGCCATCCTCGACCCGAACTTCGGGTTGGGGGCATCGGTCGGAGTGTCCTGGCTGAAGCAGAACTGGCTCGGAAGCCCGTCCCTGATCCTGCCCGTCGTCGTGTTCATCATCGCCTGGCAGTTCGTCCCGCTGCACACTCTCCTCTATCAGGGCGGCGTCCGGCAGATCCCGGCCAGTCTCTACGAGGCCGCGCAGATCGACGGCGCCTCGCGGGTCCAGCAGTTCTTCTCCATCACCCTTCCCCAGCTGAGGTACACCCTCATCACGTCATCCACCCTGATGATCACGGGGTCGCTCACCTACTTCGACGTCGTCTTCGTTCTCACGGGAGGCGTTCCGAGCAGTGCGATCAACATCCTGCCGATCGACATGTACGTCACGGGATTCTCCGCGGCGCAGTTCGGCACGGCGAGCGTCCTCGCGATCATCCTCGCTGTGATCGGCCTCGCAATCTCCCTCGTCCTCACGAAGTTCAGCGGCTTCAACCGTATGTCCAGCCAGCAAGAAGGGGCATGA